Genomic segment of Drosophila biarmipes strain raj3 chromosome 2L, RU_DBia_V1.1, whole genome shotgun sequence:
GGAAAGCATAACCATACTGATGGATTCAAAACTGCTGCCGACGAATTCTTTCAGTAAGTCCCTGAATTATCCTTTGATTaactttactttttataaaaaatatacttattCGATATACTTATTTGCCTTTGCTGGATTTTTAGTACACTAATCTATTGACATCTCCTCTCGCAGCCTGGAGGTGCTTAGGATCTCATCCGACATCTCCGATTTGGGTGGCATGGTGTGGCAACAACTTGTGAGCCTGCTGATCACCTGGATTATCGTTTACCTGTGCCTAATGCGCGGAATAAAGTCCGTAAGTCCTTTGGCTTAGAATGGGCTCCATCATCCATTATCCCACCAATTACAGGTGGGCAAGGTCGTGTACTTCACGGTGCCCTTTCCCTACGTTCTGCTGTTCATCCTGTTCGTGAGAGGAGTCACACTGCCCGGGGCCTGGATGGGCATCAAGTTCTACCTGTATCCCGAGTGGCATCGCCTGCTGGACCTCAAGGTCTGGGCCGATGCCGCCATACAGATGTTCTTCGGCTTGGGACCCGGCTGGGGTGGTATCGTCAACATGGCCAGCTTTAGCAATTTCCGTAATAATGCCAAGTGCGACGCGGTAATCATAGTTTCGATTAACGTGTTTACCAGCATTTTTGCGGGCTTTGTGGTCTTTGCCGTGCTGGGCTTTCTCTCGGGTAAGTTTCTTATCGGTGTGTGCGAGGCTCTTAAACTTCAGGTGTCGTCCATCCAAAGAAAAGTCGGGCATTCCCGTGGAGACGGTGGCCACTGGTGGAGCGGGACTGGCGTTCGTGACCTATCCGGAGGCCATAGCCATGCTGCCAGTGCCGCAACTCTGGGCACTCATGTTCTTCGTTATGCTTTTTCTACTGGGCATCGACAGTGTGGTAAGTTAGTGAGTTATCTAAAGATCTTTGGTGCCACTAAATACGCACCCATCCGAAGTTTGTACAACTGGAGGCTATCATGTCATCGATCTTGGATGAGTGGCCTTGGATAAGGCAGCACAAATGGAAACTAACGCTGGCATgttgtttcttatttttcggCCTCTCAACTATAATGTGCACAAATGTGAGTTCTCCCCGAGAATTTTGGGCCCTCTAAATTTCTTCACCTCTTATTTCAGGGCGGCATGTTTGTGCTCCAACTGTTCGACTGGTACTCCTCGGCGATAGCCGTTATTGTCATATGTCTGGTGGAAATAATTATGGTGGCCTGGATATATGGCATTAAAAACTTCATGCTGGATATCGAGTTTATGCTCGGTAGAAAACCAAGTCTGTACTGGAGGATCCTGTGGCAGATCATCACGCCCCTAGTCCTTATCGTGAGCTGCTTTCCCTTTGCTTCCCAAACCTTCgatttcttataatattgcTTATTGCTACCCTTCTCTCAGTTCATTCTCATTACCAGCATTGTGTTTATGAGGACGATCACCTACAACAACGTTTCGTACCCCCAGTGGGCCGTTTTGATCGGATGGGCCAGTTTTGTGTCATCAGTTATTTGGATACCGCTTTACATATTCTACATCATGATCCGCAAGCGGGCCACCTTGTGCGAAAGCCTGAAGAAGCGCCTCAAGCCCCTGGATTGGACGCCGGCGGATCCGCAAGATCGGGCGGACTACGAGGCCTTCCGGAGGCAGAGAAAAATGCCGGGATTTATGTCTGAGACAGACATGGAGAGCATCAAgtagattttataaatatatatatatttgtaatattgCGACATATGTTTGTGAAAATTCTGAAGGAACCACTTAGTTTAACAGATCAGTAAGCTGGTGGGTAGTCTCTGGGGTTCCTATAGCCTCCTCGTACTTCTGGCGATGCTCCATCTCAACCGGATACCACTCGGTTGGTCGGCAGGTGCGTCTGAGGCGATCGTAGAATGTTCCAGTGTTTTGGGAAAGGTAGTAGAGTCCGATTCCAGGTATTGCCAGAATGGGTAACCATAGCACAATAATGCACATTACGTGGAATTCTAGTGAGAGCCAAGTAAAGTGATTAAATAAGGACCATTTTACTCCCATGGGCTATAACAAAAAGTATTAGTCCAAACTATAATAACAAATTAGTCTAAAACAAACCAGgcaaatcacaaaaaaaattggagCAATGAAGCGGAGTATAAAAATCTTCCAGGAGGCGAACGGTTGACCCAACATAAATTCAATATCCCGCTGGAACCGATCGCGGCCATATATCCACAAAACCACCAAAAGTAGCAGCAAATGTAGCAAGCTGTGCGAAAAAATGGAGTCGCCATAGAAAgcacaaaagaaaacaatacCATGCTGGAATATAAGGAAAAGGAGTTATTTTACAAATGAAAGACAGGTTTTGAATGCCTTAGATATATAGTCCTACTTACGTTTGTGCAAAAGAAAATTGAACACACTGCAAGCCCACCAATAAGACCAAATGTAACTTCCTGTTTTCTCGCTCTAATTTCTTCAAACTCATCAAACAAACTTTGTAGGACGGTGAATATCTGCGTCGCCTgcaatgaaaaatgtataatacattttataaagactAGAAGAGCGGTTTTCCAGTTTGTCTCTTAATAATAATGcaagttttatttgttttaaatataatatgtgTAAGTTTtccattattaaaaatatttatataattatactCACTATCAAAATAACAGCTGCCATAAACAACGTAGAGTAGTAAATGATTGTCCACAAGTTTGGCCAATCCATGGTGGACAAAGCACTGGCACTAGACAAAATCATTACCCAAATATTGTTGACATTCGCATTATCTGAAGCTTCAGCAATCCCTGAAATCTTAAGCCATAAGTAAAAACTATAACAACTTAAAATAGTAGTTACCTTTAAAGTAGTGGTCCACCATAAAGGATACCAAGCCAAacatattgtaaataaatatttgaccaAAGGAAATAATCCAACTGTACGACGTTATGTCGGCCTTGAACTCGTTAAAACTGGAGAGGGCTATCACAGTGCCCCAGCCAGCTCCAAACGCCTGCATAGCGATGAGATATGTGGAGGTGGAGCTATCCAACCAATCACTGGCTTCTGGAGCAGTATATCTATCTAGCCACGAAAGACCTCCTGGAAGGAAGAGGAGCCGCACAAAGCACACTAACAGGAGAGTCAGTGTCCCAATAACCATGTATCGTATCAATTTTCCAAACTTAGCCGTATccgaaaatttataaaaaataaatgcgatCACTGCCCAAACTATAGCGAATAATCCAATGAAACACCACGATAACTCATAGTCATCCTTACTATTTGGATATCCTTTTTCTCGCAGGCTGTCATAATGATTGCTGCAAAATTGAAGGGAAAGAGCCAGctctttttaaaatcaatcaaGAGAGGCAGCTACTAAAGCTAATCAtgacattaaaattataatcaaGCAGTTAACTACGTACTTACTTAAAGTAGAGCACGGAAGGAACATAAAGTTCCTTCTTATCtgtgttgttttgatttttagaATACTCGCTACTAATTGTCGAATTACATATCTTAAAGAACCAAGGAAgttgtgttatttttaagtaacTCTACCTACACAAATTGCTTACTGTCGGTCGTCCAGGGGTCTCATTAAACCAGGATTTTAGGCCTTCGCAACTCCAGGGTAAAGTGGGTCGCAAGGAGTTTATTATGAACAAAAGCGGAATAGCAGCATAAAGGCTATAGTAAATGAGCATTGAGAGGCTTAGAATTACGCTGAGATATCCCATTCCTAAAAAgccaattttaatattatgccATGAACTTCAATTTAGTCTCTCTAGGGACTTACCTTTGAAAAAAGGAGACAGGCGGAAGGCAGAGATAAAGCCGCTGCTGGAGAACTGACCCATAAAGGAGTGAACGAATATGATTGGAACCAAGTAAATTACCATATAGGTGAAGTAAATCAATATTCCAAGAACTAAAAAAGAGAGATTACAAAAACAATAGTAATAATTCTTTTCTAAGCTAAAAATGTTGACTTCAAACTTATTCGAAGCACTCTTCCATTTGACATTTTAGCTTTAATGGAACTAAATTGCAGTACAACAATCTGCTTGTATGAAGAGCAGTTTCGGCAAATGTCATACAGAAATACCCTCAAAAGCGCAACGCCCCTTAAAAGATTAATCTATCCCTGAACTTATTTGCCTTATAGTATACGCATGGCGTTACACAATTGTACTACTTACTGCCCAAATTGTAGTGCGAATAATATGTAAAATCAAAGACATCCAATTTCAGAGCTAATCCTACGCTGACAAATATATAGTCCGAAGGTCTTTCCCACTTTCCTCGATTGAGATCGGGGGAAAAGTGCTTTTGGCCAGTGCCATGAACCATATTCAATATCCAAAATCGCCGAGAAAGTGGACTTGTATAACGCTTTAATAAACGAATAAGTAATCTGAGTTTGTACGCTGGTGCAAgtattattattcttttttgAACGATTCACGAGCGTTTTACTTTGAATAGGCAGACCTATTAGCAGAACCGATGCCGGAGAACTGAATCCGTACTCGAGTACCAGTCGCTGCTCAGCTCATCGCACGGGACAGAGATGCTCAACTACTTATTATATTCCGGGGGTGTC
This window contains:
- the LOC108033297 gene encoding sodium- and chloride-dependent glycine transporter 2 isoform X2, which translates into the protein MGIKFYLYPEWHRLLDLKVWADAAIQMFFGLGPGWGGIVNMASFSNFRNNAKCDAVIIVSINVFTSIFAGFVVFAVLGFLSEKSGIPVETVATGGAGLAFVTYPEAIAMLPVPQLWALMFFVMLFLLGIDSVFVQLEAIMSSILDEWPWIRQHKWKLTLACCFLFFGLSTIMCTNGGMFVLQLFDWYSSAIAVIVICLVEIIMVAWIYGIKNFMLDIEFMLGRKPSLYWRILWQIITPLVLIFILITSIVFMRTITYNNVSYPQWAVLIGWASFVSSVIWIPLYIFYIMIRKRATLCESLKKRLKPLDWTPADPQDRADYEAFRRQRKMPGFMSETDMESIK
- the LOC108033298 gene encoding sodium- and chloride-dependent glycine transporter 1-like, whose product is MVHGTGQKHFSPDLNRGKWERPSDYIFVSVGLALKLDVFDFTYYSHYNLGILGILIYFTYMVIYLVPIIFVHSFMGQFSSSGFISAFRLSPFFKGMGYLSVILSLSMLIYYSLYAAIPLLFIINSLRPTLPWSCEGLKSWFNETPGRPTICNSTISSEYSKNQNNTDKKELYVPSVLYFNNHYDSLREKGYPNSKDDYELSWCFIGLFAIVWAVIAFIFYKFSDTAKFGKLIRYMVIGTLTLLLVCFVRLLFLPGGLSWLDRYTAPEASDWLDSSTSTYLIAMQAFGAGWGTVIALSSFNEFKADITSYSWIISFGQIFIYNMFGLVSFMVDHYFKGIAEASDNANVNNIWVMILSSASALSTMDWPNLWTIIYYSTLFMAAVILIATQIFTVLQSLFDEFEEIRARKQEVTFGLIGGLAVCSIFFCTNHGIVFFCAFYGDSIFSHSLLHLLLLLVVLWIYGRDRFQRDIEFMLGQPFASWKIFILRFIAPIFFVICLPMGVKWSLFNHFTWLSLEFHVMCIIVLWLPILAIPGIGLYYLSQNTGTFYDRLRRTCRPTEWYPVEMEHRQKYEEAIGTPETTHQLTDLLN
- the LOC108033297 gene encoding sodium- and chloride-dependent glycine transporter 1 isoform X1, yielding MANQPPPTTTPHKKKRIERDENRGQWKSKTEFILSLLGYAIGIGNVWRFPYLCYRSGGAAFLIPYMLMVILAGIPLFYMELLIGQFSSTGCTGMFRMTPLLKGTGIAQVVVNAYCVCYYSVIISYPIRMISYCFFKKVPWEDCDNPWNTDDCVPPNDLGKHNHTDGFKTAADEFFHLEVLRISSDISDLGGMVWQQLVSLLITWIIVYLCLMRGIKSVGKVVYFTVPFPYVLLFILFVRGVTLPGAWMGIKFYLYPEWHRLLDLKVWADAAIQMFFGLGPGWGGIVNMASFSNFRNNAKCDAVIIVSINVFTSIFAGFVVFAVLGFLSEKSGIPVETVATGGAGLAFVTYPEAIAMLPVPQLWALMFFVMLFLLGIDSVFVQLEAIMSSILDEWPWIRQHKWKLTLACCFLFFGLSTIMCTNGGMFVLQLFDWYSSAIAVIVICLVEIIMVAWIYGIKNFMLDIEFMLGRKPSLYWRILWQIITPLVLIFILITSIVFMRTITYNNVSYPQWAVLIGWASFVSSVIWIPLYIFYIMIRKRATLCESLKKRLKPLDWTPADPQDRADYEAFRRQRKMPGFMSETDMESIK